A portion of the Osmerus mordax isolate fOsmMor3 chromosome 22, fOsmMor3.pri, whole genome shotgun sequence genome contains these proteins:
- the itgb6 gene encoding integrin beta-6 isoform X1, with the protein MGLVLLSLILQYWINNVEGACSPGSAASCDACLQLGPLCAWCSQENFTDLYLVSERCDTPDVLLQRGCTPERLEFPVTSVEVLQEIPLGRSGENRNHTHISPQKMALKLRPGSELTFQVRVRQTEDYPVDIYYLMDLSASMIDDLETIKDLGSSLSREMAKLTSKFRLGFGSFVEKPVLPFIKITPEELANPCWGVDNSCLPTFGYKHVLPLTSSTEKFNQIITKQRVSANIDVPECGFDAIMQAAVCGEKIGWRNNSMRLLVFASDADSHIGMDSRMAGIVIPNDGACHLDSNNEYSMSHSLEYPTLGQLIDKLVENNILLIFAVTEKQKHNYENYADLIPGATVGILESDSGNILELIVTAYKELRSEIELELLGDTEDLQISFSSSCPDGQAQPGLKRCSNVKAGATVSFNVTVELPSCLSGPRRFSLKPVGVQDSLEVTLEALCSCPCQDASAPNSSLCSEGQGALECGVCVCRPGYVGSRCECEEKGAHSSDCRAEGQAEACGGQGECSCGRCVCEPSSFGHVYGPYCQCDDFSCLRFRGELCGGHGACDCGECVCQSGWTGEYCNCSTSTERCVSEDGALCSGRGKCVCGRCVCAIPGASGDTCEKCPTCGDSCSSARACVECHIQSEKHPADCLHKCSVSNISVNETTGYDGSQAMLCTLQSDNECLISFSVEVGDSGTTVSNLLLHDCPQPPNIAMIVLGVSLSILTIGLILLGVWKILVSVHDRKEVAKFEAERAKAKWQSGTNPLFRSSTSTFKNVTYKNNGREKCISMDRY; encoded by the exons ATGGGGCTTGTACTACTCAGTCTAATTCTTCAGTATTGGATCAACAACGTGGAGG GAGCATGTTCCCCGGGCAGCGCGGCGTCCTGTGACGCCTGCCTCCAGCTGGGGCCCCTCTGTGCTTGGTGCTCCCAGGAG AATTTCACGGACTTGTACCTGGTCAGCGAGCGCTGTGACACGCCGGACGTTCTGCTCCAGAGGGGGTGCACGCCGGAACGGCTCGAGTTTCCGGTCACCAGTGTCGAGGTTCTTCAAGAGATCCCACTGGGGAGATCTGGAGAGAACCGCAACCACACCCACATCTCCCCTCAGAAGATGGCCCTCAAACTCAGACCTG GCAGTGAGCTGACCTTCCAGGTGCGAGTGCGTCAGACAGAGGACTACCCTGTGGACATCTACTACCTGATGGATCTCTCCGCCTCCATGATTGACGACCTGGAGACTATCAAGGACCTGGGCTCCTCGCTGTCCCGAGAGATGGCCAAGCTCACCAGCAAGTTCCGCCTGGGCTTCGGCTCCTTTGTGGAGAAACCGGTCCTGCCGTTCATCAAGATAACCCCAGAGGAGCTAGCCAACCCGTGCTG GGGCGTGGATAATAGCTGCTTGCCAACGTTTGGCTACAAGCACGTGTTGCCTCTGACCAGCAGCACAGAGAAGTTCAACCAGATCATCACCAAGCAGCGCGTGTCCGCCAACATCGATGTGCCCGAGTGTGGCTTCGACGCCATCATGCAGGCGGCAGTGTGTGGG GAGAAGATTGGCTGGAGGAACAACTCCATGCGTTTGTTGGTGTTTGCCAGCGACGCAGACTCTCACATTGGCATGGACAGCAGGATGGCGGGCATCGTGATACCCAACGACGGGGCATGCCACCTGGACAGCAACAACGAGTATTCCATGTCCCACTCTCTG GAATACCCAACCCTCGGTCAGCTGATTGACAAGCTGGTGGAGAACAACATCCTCCTCATCTTTGCCGTGACGGAGAAGCAGAAACACAACTACGAG AACTATGCAGACCTCATACCTGGCGCCACTGTCGGAATACTGGAATCTGATTCTGGGAACATTCTGGAACTTATTGTGACAGCATATAAA GAGCTTCGCTCTGAGATCGAGCTGGAGCTGCTGGGCGACACGGAGGATCTTCAGatcagcttctcctcctcctgccccgacGGACAGGCCCAGCCCGGCCTCAAACGCTGCTCCAACGTCAAGGCCGGGGCCACG GTGTCCTTCAACGTGACCGTGGAGCTGCCGTCCTGCCTGTCCGGGCCGCGACGCTTCTCCCTGAAGCCTGTGGGCGTGCAGGACTCCCTGGAGGTCACCCTGGAGGCCCTGTGCTCCTGCCCCTGCCAGGACGCCTCGGCCCCCAACAGCAGCCTCTGCTCCGAGGGCCAGGGGGCACTGGAgtgcggggtgtgtgtttgtcgtccGGGCTATGTGGGCTCCAGGTGTGAGTGCGAGGAGAAGGGCGCCCACAGCAGTGACTGCCGGGCGGAGGGGCAGGCGGAGGCGtgcggaggacagggggagtgcTCCtgcgggaggtgtgtgtgcgagccgTCCAGCTTCGGGCATGTGTACGGGCCGTACTGCCAGTGTGACGACTTCTCCTGCCTGCGCTTCCGGGGGGAGCTCTGTGGAG gccatgGGGCCTGTgactgtggagagtgtgtgtgtcagagcggaTGGACAGGGGAGTACTGTAACTGCAGCACCAGTACGGAGAGGTGTGTGTCGGAGGACGGAGCACTGTGCAGTGGcagggggaagtgtgtgtgcggcaggtgtgtgtgtgccataccTGGAGCCTCCGGGGACACCTGTGAGAAGTGCCCCACCTGCGGAGACAGCTGTAGCTCAGCCAG ggccTGTGTGGAGTGCCACATCCAGTCAGAGAAACACCCTGCGGATTGTCTTCACAAGTGCAGTGTGTCTAACATCTCTGTCAACGAGACCACAG GGTACGATGGGAGTCAGGCCATGCTGTGTACCCTGCAGAGTGACAACGAGTGTCTGATCTCCTTCAGTGTGGAGGTCGGAGACTCTGGTACAACAGTGTCCAACCTGCTGCTTCACG actgCCCACAGCCCCCCAACATAGCCATGATAGTGCTGGgggtgtctctctccatcctcaccaTCGGCCTGATCCTTCTGGGTGTGTGGAAGATTCTGGTCTCTGTCCACGACCGGAAGGAGGTCGCCAAGTTTGAGGCAGAGAGGGCCAAGGCTAAATGGCAGTCA GGAACGAACCCTCTGTTTCGAAGCTCCACGTCAACGTTTAAAAACGTCACCTATAAGAACAATGGAAGAGAAAAATGCATTTCAATGGATCGCTACTGA
- the itgb6 gene encoding integrin beta-6 isoform X2 — MGLVLLSLILQYWINNVEGACSPGSAASCDACLQLGPLCAWCSQENFTDLYLVSERCDTPDVLLQRGCTPERLEFPVTSVEVLQEIPLGRSGENRNHTHISPQKMALKLRPGSELTFQVRVRQTEDYPVDIYYLMDLSASMIDDLETIKDLGSSLSREMAKLTSKFRLGFGSFVEKPVLPFIKITPEELANPCWGVDNSCLPTFGYKHVLPLTSSTEKFNQIITKQRVSANIDVPECGFDAIMQAAVCGEKIGWRNNSMRLLVFASDADSHIGMDSRMAGIVIPNDGACHLDSNNEYSMSHSLEYPTLGQLIDKLVENNILLIFAVTEKQKHNYENYADLIPGATVGILESDSGNILELIVTAYKELRSEIELELLGDTEDLQISFSSSCPDGQAQPGLKRCSNVKAGATVSFNVTVELPSCLSGPRRFSLKPVGVQDSLEVTLEALCSCPCQDASAPNSSLCSEGQGALECGVCVCRPGYVGSRCECEEKGAHSSDCRAEGQAEACGGQGECSCGRCVCEPSSFGHVYGPYCQCDDFSCLRFRGELCGGHGACDCGECVCQSGWTGEYCNCSTSTERCVSEDGALCSGRGKCVCGRCVCAIPGASGDTCEKCPTCGDSCSSAR; from the exons ATGGGGCTTGTACTACTCAGTCTAATTCTTCAGTATTGGATCAACAACGTGGAGG GAGCATGTTCCCCGGGCAGCGCGGCGTCCTGTGACGCCTGCCTCCAGCTGGGGCCCCTCTGTGCTTGGTGCTCCCAGGAG AATTTCACGGACTTGTACCTGGTCAGCGAGCGCTGTGACACGCCGGACGTTCTGCTCCAGAGGGGGTGCACGCCGGAACGGCTCGAGTTTCCGGTCACCAGTGTCGAGGTTCTTCAAGAGATCCCACTGGGGAGATCTGGAGAGAACCGCAACCACACCCACATCTCCCCTCAGAAGATGGCCCTCAAACTCAGACCTG GCAGTGAGCTGACCTTCCAGGTGCGAGTGCGTCAGACAGAGGACTACCCTGTGGACATCTACTACCTGATGGATCTCTCCGCCTCCATGATTGACGACCTGGAGACTATCAAGGACCTGGGCTCCTCGCTGTCCCGAGAGATGGCCAAGCTCACCAGCAAGTTCCGCCTGGGCTTCGGCTCCTTTGTGGAGAAACCGGTCCTGCCGTTCATCAAGATAACCCCAGAGGAGCTAGCCAACCCGTGCTG GGGCGTGGATAATAGCTGCTTGCCAACGTTTGGCTACAAGCACGTGTTGCCTCTGACCAGCAGCACAGAGAAGTTCAACCAGATCATCACCAAGCAGCGCGTGTCCGCCAACATCGATGTGCCCGAGTGTGGCTTCGACGCCATCATGCAGGCGGCAGTGTGTGGG GAGAAGATTGGCTGGAGGAACAACTCCATGCGTTTGTTGGTGTTTGCCAGCGACGCAGACTCTCACATTGGCATGGACAGCAGGATGGCGGGCATCGTGATACCCAACGACGGGGCATGCCACCTGGACAGCAACAACGAGTATTCCATGTCCCACTCTCTG GAATACCCAACCCTCGGTCAGCTGATTGACAAGCTGGTGGAGAACAACATCCTCCTCATCTTTGCCGTGACGGAGAAGCAGAAACACAACTACGAG AACTATGCAGACCTCATACCTGGCGCCACTGTCGGAATACTGGAATCTGATTCTGGGAACATTCTGGAACTTATTGTGACAGCATATAAA GAGCTTCGCTCTGAGATCGAGCTGGAGCTGCTGGGCGACACGGAGGATCTTCAGatcagcttctcctcctcctgccccgacGGACAGGCCCAGCCCGGCCTCAAACGCTGCTCCAACGTCAAGGCCGGGGCCACG GTGTCCTTCAACGTGACCGTGGAGCTGCCGTCCTGCCTGTCCGGGCCGCGACGCTTCTCCCTGAAGCCTGTGGGCGTGCAGGACTCCCTGGAGGTCACCCTGGAGGCCCTGTGCTCCTGCCCCTGCCAGGACGCCTCGGCCCCCAACAGCAGCCTCTGCTCCGAGGGCCAGGGGGCACTGGAgtgcggggtgtgtgtttgtcgtccGGGCTATGTGGGCTCCAGGTGTGAGTGCGAGGAGAAGGGCGCCCACAGCAGTGACTGCCGGGCGGAGGGGCAGGCGGAGGCGtgcggaggacagggggagtgcTCCtgcgggaggtgtgtgtgcgagccgTCCAGCTTCGGGCATGTGTACGGGCCGTACTGCCAGTGTGACGACTTCTCCTGCCTGCGCTTCCGGGGGGAGCTCTGTGGAG gccatgGGGCCTGTgactgtggagagtgtgtgtgtcagagcggaTGGACAGGGGAGTACTGTAACTGCAGCACCAGTACGGAGAGGTGTGTGTCGGAGGACGGAGCACTGTGCAGTGGcagggggaagtgtgtgtgcggcaggtgtgtgtgtgccataccTGGAGCCTCCGGGGACACCTGTGAGAAGTGCCCCACCTGCGGAGACAGCTGTAGCTCAGCCAGGTAA
- the rbms1a gene encoding RNA-binding motif, single-stranded-interacting protein 1 isoform X3 → MIFANTANPLKTAYRKQSYPMAPGSPSTVSSSNSSTTGWDQLSKTNLYIRGLPPATTDLDLVKLCQQYGKIVSAKAILDKTTNKCKGYGFVDFESPAAALKAVHALKTSGIQAQMAKEQDLTNLYISNLPVCVDEAELESLLRPLGQVVSTRVLRDFSGSSRGVGFARMESTDKCNAVISHFNGKFIKTAPGTLAPSEPLLVKFADGQRKRSSHSPFIPSGRTWTREGDLRLGGVTLTYDPSAAMQNGFYPSPYALTNRMIAQTTMSPYMSPVSSYQVQNHSWMQHQPYIMQHPTAVMSPSVDHSMTMQPAAMMTQQMGHLSLGGSGAYISANAAVHGGYVPHYQHIQTTDNASQQQVDSSNNSSPYSQQSK, encoded by the exons tcctACCCCATGGCCCCAGGAAGCCCCAGTACAGTgagcagcagtaacagcagcacCACCGGCTGGGATCAGCTCAGCAAGACCAACCTCTACATCCGTGGTCTGCCCCCTGCCACCACTGACCTGGACCTGGTCAAGCTCTGCCAgca ATACGGGAAGATCGTGTCCGCTAAGGCAATCCTCGATAAGACAACAAATAAATGTAAAG GTTACGGGTTTGTAGACTTCGAAAGCCCGGCGGCCGCCCTGAAAGCAGTTCATGCCCTGAAAACCAGCGGGATACAAGCCCAGATGGCTAAG GAGCAGGACCTCACCAACCTGTACATCTCcaacctgcctgtgtgtgtggatgaggccGAGCTGGAGTCCCTGCTGCGTCCTCTGGGCCAGGTGGTCTCCACACGCGTCCTCAGGGACTTCAGCGGGTCCAGCCGAGGGGTGGGCTTTGCCAG GATGGAATCCACTGACAAGTGTAACGCAGTGATTTCTCACTTCAACGGGAAGTTCATCAAGACTGCTCCAGGAACTTTGG CTCCCTCTGAGCCTCTGCTGGTGAAGTTTGCAGACggtcagaggaagaggagtagCCACAGCCCCTTCATCCCCAGCGGGCGCACCTGGACCAGGGAGGGCGACCTGCGGCTG GGTGGGGTGACTCTCACCTACGACCCTTCAGCCGCCATGCAGAACGG GTTTTATCCGTCCCCCTACGCCCTGACAAATAGGATGATCGCCCAGACCACCATGTCTCCTTACATGTCTCCAGTCTCCTCCTATCAG GTCCAGAATCATTCTTGGATGCAGCACCAGCCTTATATAATGCAGCACCCG acagcTGTGATGTCTCCCTCTGTTGACCACTCCATGACCATGCAGCCGGCAGCCATGATGACTCAGCAGATGGGTCATCTCTCATTGGGTGGCAGCGGGGCG TACATTTCTGCCAACGCTGCTGTTCATGGTGGCTATGTCCCGCATTACCAACACATACAGACAACC GACAACGCATCACAACAGCAAGTGGACTCATCCAATAACTCCTCTCCCTACAGCCAACAAAGCAAGTAA
- the rbms1a gene encoding RNA-binding motif, single-stranded-interacting protein 1 isoform X2: MIFANTANPLKTAYRKQSYPMAPGSPSTVSSSNSSTTGWDQLSKTNLYIRGLPPATTDLDLVKLCQQYGKIVSAKAILDKTTNKCYGFVDFESPAAALKAVHALKTSGIQAQMAKQQEQDLTNLYISNLPVCVDEAELESLLRPLGQVVSTRVLRDFSGSSRGVGFARMESTDKCNAVISHFNGKFIKTAPGTLAPSEPLLVKFADGQRKRSSHSPFIPSGRTWTREGDLRLGGVTLTYDPSAAMQNGFYPSPYALTNRMIAQTTMSPYMSPVSSYQVQNHSWMQHQPYIMQHPTAVMSPSVDHSMTMQPAAMMTQQMGHLSLGGSGAYISANAAVHGGYVPHYQHIQTTDNASQQQVDSSNNSSPYSQQSK, encoded by the exons tcctACCCCATGGCCCCAGGAAGCCCCAGTACAGTgagcagcagtaacagcagcacCACCGGCTGGGATCAGCTCAGCAAGACCAACCTCTACATCCGTGGTCTGCCCCCTGCCACCACTGACCTGGACCTGGTCAAGCTCTGCCAgca ATACGGGAAGATCGTGTCCGCTAAGGCAATCCTCGATAAGACAACAAATAAAT GTTACGGGTTTGTAGACTTCGAAAGCCCGGCGGCCGCCCTGAAAGCAGTTCATGCCCTGAAAACCAGCGGGATACAAGCCCAGATGGCTAAG CAACAGGAGCAGGACCTCACCAACCTGTACATCTCcaacctgcctgtgtgtgtggatgaggccGAGCTGGAGTCCCTGCTGCGTCCTCTGGGCCAGGTGGTCTCCACACGCGTCCTCAGGGACTTCAGCGGGTCCAGCCGAGGGGTGGGCTTTGCCAG GATGGAATCCACTGACAAGTGTAACGCAGTGATTTCTCACTTCAACGGGAAGTTCATCAAGACTGCTCCAGGAACTTTGG CTCCCTCTGAGCCTCTGCTGGTGAAGTTTGCAGACggtcagaggaagaggagtagCCACAGCCCCTTCATCCCCAGCGGGCGCACCTGGACCAGGGAGGGCGACCTGCGGCTG GGTGGGGTGACTCTCACCTACGACCCTTCAGCCGCCATGCAGAACGG GTTTTATCCGTCCCCCTACGCCCTGACAAATAGGATGATCGCCCAGACCACCATGTCTCCTTACATGTCTCCAGTCTCCTCCTATCAG GTCCAGAATCATTCTTGGATGCAGCACCAGCCTTATATAATGCAGCACCCG acagcTGTGATGTCTCCCTCTGTTGACCACTCCATGACCATGCAGCCGGCAGCCATGATGACTCAGCAGATGGGTCATCTCTCATTGGGTGGCAGCGGGGCG TACATTTCTGCCAACGCTGCTGTTCATGGTGGCTATGTCCCGCATTACCAACACATACAGACAACC GACAACGCATCACAACAGCAAGTGGACTCATCCAATAACTCCTCTCCCTACAGCCAACAAAGCAAGTAA
- the rbms1a gene encoding RNA-binding motif, single-stranded-interacting protein 1 isoform X1 codes for MIFANTANPLKTAYRKQSYPMAPGSPSTVSSSNSSTTGWDQLSKTNLYIRGLPPATTDLDLVKLCQQYGKIVSAKAILDKTTNKCKGYGFVDFESPAAALKAVHALKTSGIQAQMAKQQEQDLTNLYISNLPVCVDEAELESLLRPLGQVVSTRVLRDFSGSSRGVGFARMESTDKCNAVISHFNGKFIKTAPGTLAPSEPLLVKFADGQRKRSSHSPFIPSGRTWTREGDLRLGGVTLTYDPSAAMQNGFYPSPYALTNRMIAQTTMSPYMSPVSSYQVQNHSWMQHQPYIMQHPTAVMSPSVDHSMTMQPAAMMTQQMGHLSLGGSGAYISANAAVHGGYVPHYQHIQTTDNASQQQVDSSNNSSPYSQQSK; via the exons tcctACCCCATGGCCCCAGGAAGCCCCAGTACAGTgagcagcagtaacagcagcacCACCGGCTGGGATCAGCTCAGCAAGACCAACCTCTACATCCGTGGTCTGCCCCCTGCCACCACTGACCTGGACCTGGTCAAGCTCTGCCAgca ATACGGGAAGATCGTGTCCGCTAAGGCAATCCTCGATAAGACAACAAATAAATGTAAAG GTTACGGGTTTGTAGACTTCGAAAGCCCGGCGGCCGCCCTGAAAGCAGTTCATGCCCTGAAAACCAGCGGGATACAAGCCCAGATGGCTAAG CAACAGGAGCAGGACCTCACCAACCTGTACATCTCcaacctgcctgtgtgtgtggatgaggccGAGCTGGAGTCCCTGCTGCGTCCTCTGGGCCAGGTGGTCTCCACACGCGTCCTCAGGGACTTCAGCGGGTCCAGCCGAGGGGTGGGCTTTGCCAG GATGGAATCCACTGACAAGTGTAACGCAGTGATTTCTCACTTCAACGGGAAGTTCATCAAGACTGCTCCAGGAACTTTGG CTCCCTCTGAGCCTCTGCTGGTGAAGTTTGCAGACggtcagaggaagaggagtagCCACAGCCCCTTCATCCCCAGCGGGCGCACCTGGACCAGGGAGGGCGACCTGCGGCTG GGTGGGGTGACTCTCACCTACGACCCTTCAGCCGCCATGCAGAACGG GTTTTATCCGTCCCCCTACGCCCTGACAAATAGGATGATCGCCCAGACCACCATGTCTCCTTACATGTCTCCAGTCTCCTCCTATCAG GTCCAGAATCATTCTTGGATGCAGCACCAGCCTTATATAATGCAGCACCCG acagcTGTGATGTCTCCCTCTGTTGACCACTCCATGACCATGCAGCCGGCAGCCATGATGACTCAGCAGATGGGTCATCTCTCATTGGGTGGCAGCGGGGCG TACATTTCTGCCAACGCTGCTGTTCATGGTGGCTATGTCCCGCATTACCAACACATACAGACAACC GACAACGCATCACAACAGCAAGTGGACTCATCCAATAACTCCTCTCCCTACAGCCAACAAAGCAAGTAA